In Sorghum bicolor cultivar BTx623 chromosome 10, Sorghum_bicolor_NCBIv3, whole genome shotgun sequence, one genomic interval encodes:
- the LOC8061954 gene encoding serine/arginine-rich splicing factor 1, producing the protein MSGKVLLVAVLLVGVAASRCSGSRGLQGGDHVAEQKYGGGGYGGGGSGGGYGGGGGGGGYGGYGGGGGGSGYGGGGGGYTPAYSGTGTCDYWKSHPDAIISCIGSLGSILGSLGDVCSAFFGSKVQTLQDALCNTRSDCYGDLLREGAAAYLNSVAAKKQQFAYSTQQVKDCIAVGLTSKAAAVAQAAMFKKANYACHY; encoded by the exons ATGAGCGGCAAGGTTCTCCTTGTCGCCGTCCTCTTGGTGGGCGTAGCCGCCTCTCGGTGCTCAGGCAGTAGGGGCCTGCAGGGCGGCGATCACGTTGCTGAACAGAAGT ACGGTGGCGGTGGGTACGGAGGaggtggcagcggcggcgggtatggtggcggcggtggcggtggtgggtATGGCGGGTACggaggtggcggcggtggcagcgggtacggaggcggcggcggtggctacACGCCCGCCTACTCTGGCACCGGGACCTGCGA CTACTGGAAGAGCCACCCGGACGCGATCATCTCGTGCATCGGGTCGCTGGGCAGCATCCTGGGGTCCCTGGGCGACGTGTGCAGCGCCTTCTTCGGGAGCAAGGTGCAGACGCTGCAGGACGCGCTGTGCAACACCCGCAGCGACTGCTACGGCGACCTCCTCCGCGAGGGCGCCGCCGCCTACCTCAACTCCGTCGCCGCCAAGAAGCAGCAGTTCGCCTACAGCACGCAGCAGGTCAAGGACTGCATCGCCGTCGGCCTCACATCCaaggccgccgccgtcgcgcaGGCCGCCATGTTCAAGAAGGCCAACTACGCCTGCCACTACTAG